One Ranitomeya variabilis isolate aRanVar5 chromosome 5, aRanVar5.hap1, whole genome shotgun sequence DNA window includes the following coding sequences:
- the MESD gene encoding LRP chaperone MESD, giving the protein MPLLPKTKMDVTSPQSEARTGVVQLLVPLYTFSQSALAVCHPAPPLGGLWQGWLRSAHARGLRRVMAAVSVGRLCLCLLLVLSLTAAAEDKRKKDIRDYNDADMARLLEQWEKDDDIEEGDLPEHKRKPAPVDFSKLDPKNPESILQMTKKGKTIMIFATVSGNPSEKESEEITSLWQGSLFNANYDIQRFMVGPNRAIFMLRDGAYAWEVKDFLVGQDRCADVTLEGQVYPGKGGDGNAKAKNLSKPEKNKSNSKKSPTETNRASAAKEDL; this is encoded by the exons ATGCCATTATTGCCCAAAACAAAGATGGACGTCACGTCCCCCCAATCAGAGGCAAGAACAGGCGTCGTCCAACTATTGGTGCCTTTATATACattcagccaatcagcgctggctgtaTGCCATCCGGCCCCTCCCCTCGGTGGTCTGTGGCAAGGATGGCTCAGGAGTGCGCATGCCCGCGGTTTGAGGAGGGTAATGGCGGCTGTCAGTGTGGGGCGGCTGTGTCTCTGTCTGCTGCTGGTTCTAAGCCTCACGGCGGCTGCAGAGGACAAGAGGAAGAAAGATATCCGGGATTACAATGACGCTGACATGGCGCGGCTGCTGGAGCAGTGGGAG AAAGATGATGACATAGAGGAAGGAGACTTGCCCGAACACAAGAGAAAGCCTGCCCCAGTGGACTTCTCAAAGCTCGATCCTAAGAACCCAGAGAGCATCTTGCAGATGACCAAGAAGGGCAAGACCATAATGATCTTTGCAACCGTGTCTGGAAACCCATCAGAGAAGGAGAGTGAAGAGATTACCAGCTTATGGCAGGGCAGCCTGTTCAATGCCAACTATGACATTCAGAG GTTTATGGTGGGACCAAACCGAGCCATCTTTATGTTGCGTGATGGTGCCTATGCTTGGGAAGTGAAGGACTTCCTTGTGGGCCAGGACAGATGTGCAGACGTTACCCTGGAAGGACAGGTGTACCCAGGAAAAGGTGGAGATGGCAATGCAAAAGCCAAAAACTTGAGCAAACCAGAGAAAAACAAAAGTAACTCCAAGAAGTCTCCTACTGAAACAAACAGAGCATCTGCTGCTAAGGAAGATTTATGA